A window of the Vanessa cardui chromosome 27, ilVanCard2.1, whole genome shotgun sequence genome harbors these coding sequences:
- the LOC124540945 gene encoding actin-like protein 6A, translating to MRRSVIDGYALVSAAVRSSVGGDHLVAQAKHMLNNMHIQMLPIYSIQSKEVIRERERARYTLKTLPAGLTHTWQQYMLKRQYEDFVHCVAHVSETAYDDRSAASVPGLHYEFPGGYHQDFGPERFKLSECLFEQSLGAPHLVCAAAGACDADARAALWGAVVACGGGACATGWLERLAKELAGRAPSAHRLKVAAPPAPAERRFAAWIGGSILASIGSFQQMWISSQEYDEGGKGQLERKCP from the exons ATGAGAAG ATCTGTTATTGATGG ATATGCTCTAGTTAGTGCAGCAGTAAGGTCTTCAGTCGGTGGTGACCACCTCGTGGCTCAAGCAAAACACATGCTCAACAATATGCACATACAGATGTTACCTATTTACAGCATACAG AGTAAAGAGGTGATCCGGGAGAGGGAAAGAGCTCGGTACACACTGAAGACCTTACCAGCTGGCCTCACGCACACATGGCAACAGTACATGCTGAAACGGCAGTATGAAGACTTTGTACACTGCGTCGCACAT gtCTCAGAGACGGCGTACGACGATCGGTCGGCGGCGTCAGTCCCCGGCCTGCACTACGAGTTCCCCGGCGGATACCACCAGGACTTCGGTCCCGAACGCTTCAAGCTGTCCGAGTGCCTGTTCGAGCAGAGCCTCGGGGCTCCGCATTTAG TgtgcgcggcggcgggcgcgtgCGACGCGGACGCGCGCGCGGCGCTGTGGGGCGCCGTGGTGGCGTGCGGCGGCGGCGCGTGCGCCACGGGCTGGCTGGAGCGCCTCGCCAAGGAGCTGGCCGGCCGCGCGCCCTCCGCGCACCGCCTCAAGgtcgccgcgccgcccgcgcccgccgagCGCCGCTTCGCCGCCTGGATCG GTGGATCGATCCTCGCTTCGATCGGTTCCTTCCAGCAGATGTGGATATCTTCGCAGGAGTACGACGAGGGCGGCAAGGGACAGCTGGAGAGAAAATGTCCCTAG
- the LOC124541025 gene encoding LIM and SH3 domain protein F42H10.3 isoform X1, whose product MNKTCARCEKTVYPTEELKCLDKVWHKGCFKCQECGMTLNMRTYKGYGKLPYCEAHVPKAKHTTMAETPELKRIAENTKLQSNVKYHADFERSKGKFTQVADDPETLRIKANTKIISNVAYHGDLEKKAQMEKQRQINENGEIVDVATNDNYHQQIENYATEMLPPNLPPPNLPPKNHYQTPVAQSHRQYQPEYRQDEYYTQPKYENYPQNANQYQNYGNQKIGRIQDYDPLSDGPRQPPNTQRASATLIYNSSNEGKRGAHQVLQHQQQQQQQSSRHIGRVTDLDPLANEQQNHRASNHHNQRVYIAMYDYEANDSDEVSFREGDYISNVTSIDEGWMTGQVLRTGRTGMLPANYVELATDARPR is encoded by the exons GTGTGGCACAAAGGTTGTTTCAAATGCCAAGAATGCGGGATGACACTCAACATGAGGACGTACAAGGGCTACGGGAAGCTGCCGTACTGCGAAGC acaCGTCCCAAAGGCGAAGCACACAACGATGGCGGAAACGCCGGAACTGAAGCGGATAGCCGAGAACACGAAGCTACAGAGCAACGTCAAATACCACGCAGACTTCGAGAGGAGCAAGGGGAAGTTCACACAG GTAGCAGATGATCCTGAAACCCTCAGAATTAAAgcgaacacaaaaataatcagCAACGTCGCGTACCACGGCGATTTGGAGAAGAAGGCGCAGATGGAAAAGCAGAGGCAGATAAACGAGAACGGAGAAATCGTCG ACGTAGCCACCAACGATAACTACCACCAACAAATCGAAAATTACGCAACCGAAATGCTACCTCCGAACTTACCACCGCCGAATCTGCCACCGAAGAATCACTACCAAACACCGGTGGCGCAGTCTCATCGTCAGTACCAACCGGAGTATCGTCAGGACGAATATTATACGCAGCCTAAATATGAGAACTACCCTCAAAATGCGAATCAGTATCAGAATTACGGTAACCAGAAGATTGGTAGGATTCAAGACTATGATCCTCTGAGTGATGGGCCGAGACAGCCTCCGAACACGCAGAGGGCGTCCGCTACTCTGATTTATAACAGTTCCAACGAGGGGAAGCGAG GCGCGCATCAAGTCCTGCAGCATCAGCAACAGCAACAGCAGCAGAGCAGCCGACACATCGGTCGTGTAACCGATCTAGACCCGCTTGCCAACGAACAGCAGAACCATCGCGCTTCGAACCATCACAATCAG AGAGTTTATATCGCCATGTACGACTACGAAGCGAACGACAGTGATGAA GTATCATTCCGCGAAGGCGACTACATATCGAACGTGACCTCCATCGACGAGGGATGGATGACGGGGCAGGTGCTCCGCACCGGTCGCACCGGGATGCTGCCAGCCAACTACGTCGAGCTCGCCACCGACGCCCGTCCGCGCTGA
- the LOC124541025 gene encoding LIM and SH3 domain protein Lasp isoform X2 yields MNKTCARCEKTVYPTEELKCLDKVWHKGCFKCQECGMTLNMRTYKGYGKLPYCEAHVPKAKHTTMAETPELKRIAENTKLQSNVKYHADFERSKGKFTQVADDPETLRIKANTKIISNVAYHGDLEKKAQMEKQRQINENGEIVGAHQVLQHQQQQQQQSSRHIGRVTDLDPLANEQQNHRASNHHNQRVYIAMYDYEANDSDEVSFREGDYISNVTSIDEGWMTGQVLRTGRTGMLPANYVELATDARPR; encoded by the exons GTGTGGCACAAAGGTTGTTTCAAATGCCAAGAATGCGGGATGACACTCAACATGAGGACGTACAAGGGCTACGGGAAGCTGCCGTACTGCGAAGC acaCGTCCCAAAGGCGAAGCACACAACGATGGCGGAAACGCCGGAACTGAAGCGGATAGCCGAGAACACGAAGCTACAGAGCAACGTCAAATACCACGCAGACTTCGAGAGGAGCAAGGGGAAGTTCACACAG GTAGCAGATGATCCTGAAACCCTCAGAATTAAAgcgaacacaaaaataatcagCAACGTCGCGTACCACGGCGATTTGGAGAAGAAGGCGCAGATGGAAAAGCAGAGGCAGATAAACGAGAACGGAGAAATCGTCG GCGCGCATCAAGTCCTGCAGCATCAGCAACAGCAACAGCAGCAGAGCAGCCGACACATCGGTCGTGTAACCGATCTAGACCCGCTTGCCAACGAACAGCAGAACCATCGCGCTTCGAACCATCACAATCAG AGAGTTTATATCGCCATGTACGACTACGAAGCGAACGACAGTGATGAA GTATCATTCCGCGAAGGCGACTACATATCGAACGTGACCTCCATCGACGAGGGATGGATGACGGGGCAGGTGCTCCGCACCGGTCGCACCGGGATGCTGCCAGCCAACTACGTCGAGCTCGCCACCGACGCCCGTCCGCGCTGA